A window of the Helianthus annuus cultivar XRQ/B chromosome 4, HanXRQr2.0-SUNRISE, whole genome shotgun sequence genome harbors these coding sequences:
- the LOC110937346 gene encoding probable galacturonosyltransferase-like 4: MAFRRSLSPSLLIGLLSLVSTVSLIFVASLATTTAATSVRLSFIRKPSKPLPLFREAPVFHNGDECTNDIVHVAMTLDSNYLRGTMAAVLSILQHSFCPENVYFHFLWSHCDEEIYTTIKTTFPYLRFKIYKFDSKKVCGKISKSIRHALDQPLNYARVYLADMLPKNVNRVIYLDSDIVMVDDIRKLWRVNLEGKVLAAPEYCKANFKRYFTNGFWMDRNLSKTFRGRNPCYFNTGVMVVDVHKWREGGYSYKVEEWMAVQKQKRIYHLGSLPPFLLVFAGNIKGIDHRWNQHGLGGDNIQGKCRSLHPGPISLLHWSGKGKPWLRLDSRKPCTVDHLWAPYDLYRSSKNRLEE; the protein is encoded by the coding sequence ATGGCCTTTCGGAGATCTCTTTCTCCCTCACTCCTCATTGGCCTCCTGTCTCTCGTCTCGACCGTTAGTTTGATATTCGTGGCGAGCCTCGCCACCACCACCGCTGCCACCAGCGTCCGCCTTAGCTTCATCCGAAAACCGTCCAAACCTCTTCCCCTCTTTCGCGAAGCACCCGTGTTTCACAACGGGGATGAGTGCACCAATGACATTGTTCATGTAGCAATGACTCTTGACTCGAACTACCTCCGCGGGACCATGGCAGCCGTGTTATCCATTTTACAACACTCGTTTTGTCCCGAAAATGTATATTTTCATTTCCTGTGGTCCCATTGCGACGAAGAAATCTACACCACCATCAAAACAACATTCCCATACCTTAGGTTTAAGATATATAAATTTGACTCGAAAAAGGTTTGTGGGAAGATCTCCAAATCCATCCGTCACGCACTTGACCAGCCATTGAACTATGCGCGAGTCTACCTTGCGGACATGTTACCGAAGAATGTCAACCGTGTGATCTATCTAGACTCGGACATTGTGATGGTTGATGACATTAGGAAGTTGTGGAGAGTTAACTTGGAAGGCAAGGTACTCGCTGCACCTGAGTATTGTAAGGCAAACTTCAAGCGGTACTTCACGAATGGTTTCTGGATGGACCGTAATTTATCGAAAACATTCAGGGGTCGAAATCCGTGTTATTTTAACACAGGGGTGATGGTTGTAGATGTTCATAAATGGAGGGAAGGTGGGTATTCATACAAAGTAGAAGAATGGATGGCAGTGCAAAAGCAAAAAAGGATATATCACTTGGGTTCATTGCCACCATTTCTGCTTGTTTTTGCTGGAAATATTAAAGGAATTGATCATAGATGGAACCAACATGGGTTAGGTGGTGACAACATTCAAGGAAAATGCAGGAGTTTGCACCCTGGTCCGATTAGCCTGCTTCATTGGAGTGGGAAAGGTAAACCATGGTTGAGACTAGACTCGAGGAAACCTTGTACGGTTGATCACTTGTGGGCTCCGTATGATCTTTATCGCTCATCTAAAAATAGACTGGAAGAGTGA
- the LOC110937345 gene encoding RNA demethylase ALKBH10B isoform X2 has protein sequence MAPACGVSAPSDRVPVMIPVQPAVMPEAYAKDAIISWFRGEFAAANAIIDALCGHLSQLDDGKRDYESVFAAVHRRRLNWIPILQMQKYFSIADVTHELQKVIQEKSQKTRPGDVEKSQKSEDVVVVDSSPVKEKTVEVSVECNGNDDVHVVDVDFVRDDSPISEITDSGSQEVQLVEENNDVCSNQEEYWEARRAQIKMTKGFVAKESVKGHMVNVVRGLKVYEDILDDSELSNLYEYVNELRVAGQNGELSGETFIKYNQQSKAIKRELIQFGAPIFGQVKDDAITKSQDGQIEPIPAPLEDVIDHLIQFHLISENRRPNSCIISFFDEEFSQPFLKPPHLEQPISTLLLSESTMAFGRTLVCDNDGNYKGPLMLSLNKGSLLVMRGNSADMARHVTCQSPTKRISVTFFKVRMDDTCENKVMTVWQPNVPAPNGTVKLKPSDTTGVVPKWGTLRAPQLLMLAPVQPMVMSPRRLPRGGTGVFLPWTVGSRKPTKHLPPRAQRGRLLVAEAHRVEPTSDLGISVA, from the exons ATGGCGCCGGCGTGCGGCGTTTCTGCACCGTCCGATCGAGTTCCGGTGATGATTCCGGTACAACCGGCGGTGATGCCGGAAGCCTACGCAAAGGACGCAATCATCTCGTGGTTCCGAGGCGAGTTTGCGGCAGCGAACGCGATCATTGACGCTCTGTGCGGCCATCTGTCGCAATTAGACGACGGAAAACGTGATTACGAGTCGGTTTTCGCCGCCGTACACCGTCGCAGGCTGAACTGGATCCCGATTCTTCAGATGCAGAAGTATTTTTCGATCGCTGACGTCACTCACGAGCTCCAGAAGGTGATTCAGGAGAAGAGTCAGAAGACGAGACCTGGAGACGTTGAGAAAAGTCAGAAAAGTGaagatgttgttgttgttgattcttCGCCGGTGAAGGAGAAAACGGTTGAAGTTTCGGTTGAGTGTAATGGAAATGATGATGTTCACGTTGTTGATGTTGATTTTGTTAGAGATGATTCTCCGATCAGTGAGATTACAGATTCAG GATCTCAAGAAGTTCAATTAGTAGAAGAAAACAACGATGTATGCTCAAATCAAGAAGAATATTGGGAGGCTAGGCGTGCTCAGATCAAGATGACAAAAGGGTTCGTAGCCAAGGAGTCTGTAAAAGGACATATG GTGAATGTTGTAAGAGGTTTAAAGGTTTATGAAGACATACTTGATGATTCAGAGTTGTCTAACCTATATGAGTATGTGAATGAACTACGAGTCGCCGGTCAGAATGGTGAACTCTCAG GTGAGACGTTTATCAAGTACAACCAACAGTCGAAAGCAATTAAGAGAGAACTCATTCAATTTGGAGCTCCTATTTTTGGTCAAGTAAAAGATGATGCTATAACTAAATCCCAAGATG GCCAAATCGAGCCAATCCCAGCTCCTCTTGAAGATGTCATTGACCATCTGATTCAGTTTCATCTGATTTCTGAAAACAGAAGACCAAACAGCTGCATCATAAGCTTTTTCGATGAG GAGTTTTCACAGCCTTTCCTGAAACCACCTCATCTGGAACAACCAATCTCCACTCTGCTTCTTTCTGAATCAACAATGGCGTTTGGGCGCACTTTAGTATGCGATAATGATGGAAACTACAAAGGACCACTCATGCTTTCCCTAAATAAAGG ATCACTTTTAGTTATGAGAGGAAACAGCGCCGACATGGCACGCCACGTCACTTGTCAATCTCCAACTAAAAGAATCAGTGTCACATTCTTTAAAGTCCGGATGGATGACACCTGTGAAAACAAAGTCATGACAGTCTGGCAACCGAATGTACCCGCACCAAATGGAACAGTTAAACTTAAACCCTCTGATACAACGGGTGTGGTCCCTAAATGGGGCACTCTTCGTGCACCACAATTGCTTATGTTAGCCCCGGTTCAGCCAATGGTCATGAGCCCAAGAAGGTTACCCCGTGGTGGCACTGGTGTCTTCTTACCATGGACCGTTGGGTCAAGAAAGCCCACAAAGCATCTACCTCCTCGAGCCCAACGGGGTCGTCTTCTTGTAGCAGAAGCACATAGGGTCGAACCCACCTCTGATTTGGGCATCAGTGTTGCTTGA
- the LOC110937345 gene encoding RNA demethylase ALKBH10B isoform X1, with protein sequence MAPACGVSAPSDRVPVMIPVQPAVMPEAYAKDAIISWFRGEFAAANAIIDALCGHLSQLDDGKRDYESVFAAVHRRRLNWIPILQMQKYFSIADVTHELQKVIQEKSQKTRPGDVEKSQKSEDVVVVDSSPVKEKTVEVSVECNGNDDVHVVDVDFVRDDSPISEITDSGSQEVQLVEENNDVCSNQEEYWEARRAQIKMTKGFVAKESVKGHMVNVVRGLKVYEDILDDSELSNLYEYVNELRVAGQNGELSGETFIKYNQQSKAIKRELIQFGAPIFGQVKDDAITKSQDGQIEPIPAPLEDVIDHLIQFHLISENRRPNSCIISFFDEGEFSQPFLKPPHLEQPISTLLLSESTMAFGRTLVCDNDGNYKGPLMLSLNKGSLLVMRGNSADMARHVTCQSPTKRISVTFFKVRMDDTCENKVMTVWQPNVPAPNGTVKLKPSDTTGVVPKWGTLRAPQLLMLAPVQPMVMSPRRLPRGGTGVFLPWTVGSRKPTKHLPPRAQRGRLLVAEAHRVEPTSDLGISVA encoded by the exons ATGGCGCCGGCGTGCGGCGTTTCTGCACCGTCCGATCGAGTTCCGGTGATGATTCCGGTACAACCGGCGGTGATGCCGGAAGCCTACGCAAAGGACGCAATCATCTCGTGGTTCCGAGGCGAGTTTGCGGCAGCGAACGCGATCATTGACGCTCTGTGCGGCCATCTGTCGCAATTAGACGACGGAAAACGTGATTACGAGTCGGTTTTCGCCGCCGTACACCGTCGCAGGCTGAACTGGATCCCGATTCTTCAGATGCAGAAGTATTTTTCGATCGCTGACGTCACTCACGAGCTCCAGAAGGTGATTCAGGAGAAGAGTCAGAAGACGAGACCTGGAGACGTTGAGAAAAGTCAGAAAAGTGaagatgttgttgttgttgattcttCGCCGGTGAAGGAGAAAACGGTTGAAGTTTCGGTTGAGTGTAATGGAAATGATGATGTTCACGTTGTTGATGTTGATTTTGTTAGAGATGATTCTCCGATCAGTGAGATTACAGATTCAG GATCTCAAGAAGTTCAATTAGTAGAAGAAAACAACGATGTATGCTCAAATCAAGAAGAATATTGGGAGGCTAGGCGTGCTCAGATCAAGATGACAAAAGGGTTCGTAGCCAAGGAGTCTGTAAAAGGACATATG GTGAATGTTGTAAGAGGTTTAAAGGTTTATGAAGACATACTTGATGATTCAGAGTTGTCTAACCTATATGAGTATGTGAATGAACTACGAGTCGCCGGTCAGAATGGTGAACTCTCAG GTGAGACGTTTATCAAGTACAACCAACAGTCGAAAGCAATTAAGAGAGAACTCATTCAATTTGGAGCTCCTATTTTTGGTCAAGTAAAAGATGATGCTATAACTAAATCCCAAGATG GCCAAATCGAGCCAATCCCAGCTCCTCTTGAAGATGTCATTGACCATCTGATTCAGTTTCATCTGATTTCTGAAAACAGAAGACCAAACAGCTGCATCATAAGCTTTTTCGATGAG GGGGAGTTTTCACAGCCTTTCCTGAAACCACCTCATCTGGAACAACCAATCTCCACTCTGCTTCTTTCTGAATCAACAATGGCGTTTGGGCGCACTTTAGTATGCGATAATGATGGAAACTACAAAGGACCACTCATGCTTTCCCTAAATAAAGG ATCACTTTTAGTTATGAGAGGAAACAGCGCCGACATGGCACGCCACGTCACTTGTCAATCTCCAACTAAAAGAATCAGTGTCACATTCTTTAAAGTCCGGATGGATGACACCTGTGAAAACAAAGTCATGACAGTCTGGCAACCGAATGTACCCGCACCAAATGGAACAGTTAAACTTAAACCCTCTGATACAACGGGTGTGGTCCCTAAATGGGGCACTCTTCGTGCACCACAATTGCTTATGTTAGCCCCGGTTCAGCCAATGGTCATGAGCCCAAGAAGGTTACCCCGTGGTGGCACTGGTGTCTTCTTACCATGGACCGTTGGGTCAAGAAAGCCCACAAAGCATCTACCTCCTCGAGCCCAACGGGGTCGTCTTCTTGTAGCAGAAGCACATAGGGTCGAACCCACCTCTGATTTGGGCATCAGTGTTGCTTGA